From one Coffea eugenioides isolate CCC68of chromosome 11, Ceug_1.0, whole genome shotgun sequence genomic stretch:
- the LOC113752439 gene encoding uncharacterized protein LOC113752439, giving the protein MANTQTLKELAAPELIHQPLCITFPTLAENTAFELKSGLIHLLPSFHGLSGEERHKHVKEFEVVCSSMKPPEVTEEQIRLRVFPFSLMDAAKDWLYYLPACSIITWAQLKKKFLEKFFPASRAASLRKEICSIKQYSGEFLYEYWERFNKLCTRCPQYQISEQLLIQYFYKGLQSTDRSIIDAASGRALANKTPKEAWELIEARAENSQQFGFRESNPTRRVNEVESTSIQQQLSELTSVVRQLAVGNVPQVKACGICTNMGHHTDSCPMLQEDGAEQKSQPSPSNSGSSLEEIVKSLTTTTTQLQQETRTLVTTTAQLQQETRSLVASTTQFQQDTKAGMKDMETRMSQMATAINRLESHVYGKLPSQPEANPKNVSAMTLRCGKEVEGPRVTDLKSKSEDKIEKEIEEEGHIRGGPGVTLTPSLPVKSTLPPFPCRLAKTKKAEKEKEILDVFKKVEINIPLLEAIKQVSKYAKFLKDLCSP; this is encoded by the exons ATGGCCAACACCCAAACATTAAAGGAGCTGGCTGCCCCGGAGCTGATTCACCAGCCCTTATGCATCACATTCCCCACTCTGGCTGAGAATACTGCTTTCGAACTGAAGTCGGGGCTGATTCACCTCTTACCTTCTTTCCATGGTCTCTCTGGTGAAGAACGCCACAAGCACGTTAAGGAGTTCGAGGTGGTTTGCTCTAGTATGAAACCTCCTGAGGTCACTGAAGAGCAAATTAGACTGAGAGTCTTTCCGTTCTCTCTCATGGATGCAGCTAAAGATTGGCTGTACTACCTACCAGCATGTAGTATTATCACATGGGCACAGTTGAAGAAgaagtttttggaaaaattcttccctgcatCCAGGGCTGCGAGTTTGAGGAAGGAAATCTGCAGCATTAAACAGTATTCCGGGGAGTTCTTGTATGAATATTGGGAAAGATTTaacaagttgtgcactagatgcccgcagtatcaaattagtgaacaactgttAATCCAATACTTCTATAAAGGACTCCAATCAACTGATAGGAGTATCATTGACGCTGCGAGTGGGAGAGCACTGGCAAACAAGACACCAAAGGAAGCATGGGAGCTTATTGAAGCTAGGGCAGAGAATTCTCAACAGTTTGGCTTCCGTGAGAGTAACCCTACCCGCAGGGTTAATGAGGTGGAGTCAACATCTATTCAGCAACAGTTATCGGAGCTCACATCCGTTGTTCGACAATTAGCTGTGGGGAATGTGCCCCAAGTAAAGGCCTGTGGAATCTGCACAAATATGGGCCACCATACTGACTCATGCCCTATGTTGCAAGAAGATGGGGCTGAACAA AAGTCTCAGCCCTCGCCCTCTAATTCAGGAAGTTCTTTAGAGGAAATTGTCAAGAGTTTGACTACGACCACCACTCAACTCCAGCAGGAGACTAGGACATTAGTCACGACTACTGCCCAACTCCAGCAAGAGACTAGGTCCTTAGTCGCGAGCACCACCCAGTTCCAACAGGATACCAAAGCGGGCATGAAAGACATGGAGACTCGCATGAGTCAGATGGCAACCGCCATTAATCGCCTGGAGTCCCACGTCTATGGGAAACTGCCATCGCAACCTGAGGCAAATCCCAAAAATGTGAGTGCAATGACATTAAGGTGTGGCAAGGAAGTGGAGGGGCCAAGGGTCACGGACTTGAAAAGTAAAAGTGAAGACAAGATCGAAAAGGAGATAGAGGAAGAAGGACACATTCGTGGAGGTCCTGGGGTAACTCTTACACCATCATTACCCGTTAAATCTACTTTACCCCCTTTCCCATGCAGGTTGGCAAAGACGAAGAAggcagagaaggaaaaagagatcCTAGACGTGTTCAAAAAAGTGGAGATCAACATCCCCTTGTTGGAAGCAATTAAGCAGGTGTCGAAGTACgcgaaatttctcaaggatCTATGCAGCCCATAA